A window from Candidatus Nitrosotenuis uzonensis encodes these proteins:
- a CDS encoding CoA-binding protein, protein MEKDPHSDDEIRSILSLKNVAVVGMSKNEEKAANYVPKYLLENGYNIVPVNPTADSILERKCYPSLQEVPEQIDIVDVFRPSDQVLPVIQEAIKKKPKVIWLQEGIHNEEAENLAKSAGIKVVFNRCMLAEHQRLF, encoded by the coding sequence ATGGAAAAAGATCCACACTCTGATGATGAAATACGCAGTATATTGTCACTAAAGAACGTAGCAGTGGTGGGAATGTCAAAAAACGAAGAAAAGGCTGCAAACTATGTTCCAAAATACCTGCTTGAGAACGGCTACAACATCGTACCTGTGAATCCCACCGCAGACAGCATACTTGAAAGAAAGTGCTATCCAAGTCTGCAAGAAGTGCCTGAGCAGATTGACATTGTGGATGTCTTTAGGCCCTCAGATCAAGTCCTACCGGTAATCCAGGAGGCAATAAAGAAAAAACCCAAGGTAATCTGGCTGCAAGAAGGAATACACAATGAGGAAGCAGAAAACCTTGCAAAAAGTGCCGGAATAAAGGTAGTCTTTAACAGGTGCATGCTAGCTGAGCATCAGCGGTTGTTCTAA
- a CDS encoding MarR family winged helix-turn-helix transcriptional regulator — MEEEPKDIIVLGAIKRGAKKFGKIRDKTGIEPEELNKILEKLEERGLIRVEKKKGFLGGEKIELHVTEKGDNELQQRIHEMEQKWNQMVQLYKLGDKKKLEEFMGSNKSDFAMMMFFGIMNMMMFSMMFSMIGASMHDYVPADQVPPGAENQPGDAGGDMGGDAGVGDTGGYDIDIGF; from the coding sequence ATGGAAGAAGAACCAAAAGACATCATAGTTCTTGGTGCGATCAAAAGAGGAGCAAAGAAATTCGGTAAGATAAGGGACAAGACAGGCATAGAGCCAGAAGAGCTAAACAAAATACTTGAAAAGCTTGAAGAGCGCGGCCTCATACGGGTGGAGAAGAAAAAAGGATTCCTTGGAGGCGAAAAGATAGAATTGCATGTAACCGAAAAAGGAGACAACGAGCTGCAACAGAGAATACACGAAATGGAACAAAAATGGAACCAGATGGTGCAGCTATACAAGCTAGGCGATAAAAAGAAGCTTGAAGAGTTCATGGGTAGTAACAAATCGGACTTTGCAATGATGATGTTCTTTGGAATAATGAATATGATGATGTTCTCAATGATGTTTTCGATGATAGGTGCGTCAATGCATGATTATGTTCCTGCAGACCAGGTTCCTCCTGGCGCCGAGAACCAGCCTGGTGATGCCGGAGGCGATATGGGCGGGGATGCAGGCGTAGGAGATACTGGCGGCTACGACATCGACATCGGCTTTTAA
- a CDS encoding biotin--[acetyl-CoA-carboxylase] ligase, translated as MLYTLDENAGLVKVLQFLKAHKLEYLSGEDLSEVLRISRVAIWKHIKKIQSLGYKIESKQNLGYRLVETTDKVLPWEIAESLKTKTLGRKIYYFDSVDSTQNFAMRLAKTDSGSVVIAESQTSGKGRLGRKWISPKGGIWMSIVLCPDIDVSKITLVPIAAAVALANAIEKTLALKTELKWPNDITLNGKKIAGIIIDASIESSKIDNIVLGIGINYNVNPAEIEKKIRTKANYYGVGTLVKNYKQKPARLVQSFLEELERILRLLADGKSQLIITQWTKRSSTIGKNVTVSGTTGTATGRAVRIDHDGSLVLKQRTGYARISAGDISY; from the coding sequence TTGCTTTACACTTTAGATGAGAATGCCGGCCTCGTAAAGGTTCTACAGTTTCTCAAAGCTCACAAGCTAGAATACCTCTCAGGTGAGGATCTCAGTGAAGTTCTCAGAATCAGCAGAGTTGCAATTTGGAAACACATAAAAAAAATTCAAAGCCTTGGCTACAAGATAGAGTCAAAACAAAATCTAGGATACAGACTTGTGGAGACAACGGACAAGGTCTTGCCATGGGAGATAGCCGAGAGCCTAAAAACAAAGACATTAGGTAGAAAAATCTATTACTTTGATTCTGTTGACTCGACTCAAAATTTTGCCATGCGTCTTGCCAAGACAGATTCCGGATCAGTTGTAATCGCCGAATCGCAAACATCAGGAAAGGGACGGCTTGGCAGGAAGTGGATTTCACCAAAAGGCGGAATTTGGATGTCGATAGTTCTCTGCCCCGACATCGATGTCTCAAAAATAACACTTGTTCCAATTGCAGCTGCAGTTGCACTTGCAAATGCAATTGAAAAAACACTTGCACTAAAGACCGAGTTAAAATGGCCCAATGATATAACCCTCAATGGCAAAAAGATTGCAGGCATAATCATCGATGCGTCAATAGAATCAAGTAAAATAGACAATATAGTTCTCGGAATAGGAATCAACTATAATGTCAACCCCGCAGAAATTGAAAAAAAGATAAGAACAAAAGCAAACTATTACGGTGTTGGAACACTTGTAAAAAACTACAAACAAAAACCGGCAAGACTTGTACAGTCATTTCTTGAAGAGCTGGAAAGAATACTCAGACTTCTTGCAGATGGCAAAAGCCAGTTAATCATAACACAGTGGACGAAAAGATCATCCACCATAGGCAAGAACGTAACAGTATCCGGTACTACTGGTACTGCCACAGGACGGGCAGTTAGAATAGACCATGATGGAAGTTTGGTGCTAAAGCAAAGGACTGGCTATGCCAGGATTTCAGCAGGAGATATTTCATACTAG
- a CDS encoding TrmB family transcriptional regulator encodes MNQHEIIEALAFFGLEDVDSKVYMGLLQTGPVSVGTLSAKLDIDRGKTYRALNRLRNMGVVATTFSNPTLCSAIPPTEALKTIVERKQDEITTMKNLSQKIVEDISVITKETDIQEISSFVIIQGRSNIYSRISKLLQKATGIVYIVTTTEDLMRMYHTSIPERIQLLKKEGVQVRILTEASTDKELSFVHRLDPTEIRVGKLPSKSRMVVEESRQLIMSGALNTSMDLNDEGDSVMHTNSLEMVSNMFSLCTLLWNKSKPAEVLVAPRTKRVKSQ; translated from the coding sequence ATGAATCAGCACGAAATAATCGAGGCGCTGGCTTTTTTTGGTCTTGAAGATGTAGATTCCAAAGTATACATGGGACTACTTCAAACGGGCCCGGTGTCAGTTGGAACCCTATCTGCAAAACTGGATATTGACAGAGGCAAGACATACAGGGCCCTGAACAGGCTACGAAACATGGGCGTGGTGGCAACCACATTTTCAAACCCGACACTTTGCTCTGCAATACCGCCGACCGAAGCACTAAAGACAATAGTTGAGAGAAAACAAGATGAGATAACCACGATGAAGAATCTCTCACAGAAAATCGTAGAGGACATCAGTGTCATCACCAAAGAGACTGATATCCAAGAAATCTCCTCATTTGTCATAATTCAGGGAAGATCGAACATATACTCGAGAATAAGTAAGCTTTTGCAAAAAGCTACCGGAATCGTGTATATTGTGACAACAACTGAAGATTTGATGAGGATGTATCACACGAGCATTCCAGAGAGAATTCAACTATTGAAAAAAGAAGGAGTACAAGTCAGAATTTTAACGGAGGCATCTACTGACAAGGAGTTATCATTCGTTCATCGACTTGATCCGACCGAAATTAGGGTGGGTAAGCTACCCTCAAAAAGCAGAATGGTTGTGGAGGAAAGCAGGCAATTGATAATGTCTGGTGCGCTCAACACATCAATGGATTTGAATGATGAAGGCGACTCTGTAATGCATACGAATTCACTTGAGATGGTCAGCAACATGTTCAGCCTTTGCACACTGTTGTGGAACAAATCAAAACCGGCAGAGGTTTTGGTGGCGCCAAGAACTAAAAGGGTAAAAAGCCAATGA
- a CDS encoding transcription initiation factor IIB, producing the protein MSTHRCPSCGKNSMQTDINSGEMFCRTCGYVAVEKLEEAGPEWRSFSNDESDRSRVGAGTSLTMHDMGLSTVIGSADKDATGKPLSASMKSSIERLRTWDSRTQAHSSADRNLRQALNELNKMKDKMALAESVVEKAAYIYRKAMEKKLVRGRSIHGLIAACLYAACRNTETPRTLDDVAESINIRRKDVARCYRLIYKELDLKMPVADPTKGISRIASMANLSEKTKRKAIEILNKAKKIGMVAGKDPMGLAAAALYLACISNGEIRSQKDISVAAGVTEVTIRNRCVGLKSLL; encoded by the coding sequence ATGTCTACTCACAGATGCCCATCTTGTGGCAAAAACTCTATGCAAACCGATATCAACTCTGGCGAGATGTTCTGCAGAACTTGTGGCTACGTGGCAGTTGAGAAATTGGAGGAAGCTGGACCCGAATGGCGCTCATTTTCAAACGATGAGTCCGACAGGAGCAGAGTAGGAGCTGGAACGTCGCTTACAATGCACGATATGGGTTTGTCTACAGTAATAGGATCAGCAGACAAAGATGCTACAGGCAAGCCGCTCTCAGCTTCAATGAAAAGCTCAATTGAGCGACTTCGAACATGGGACAGCCGCACACAAGCGCATTCTTCTGCAGACCGAAATCTACGACAAGCACTTAACGAATTAAACAAGATGAAAGACAAGATGGCGCTTGCAGAATCTGTAGTGGAAAAGGCTGCATACATTTACAGAAAGGCAATGGAAAAAAAGCTAGTTCGTGGCAGATCAATACACGGCCTCATAGCAGCATGCCTTTATGCGGCATGCAGGAATACCGAAACACCAAGGACACTAGATGATGTGGCAGAGAGCATCAACATAAGAAGAAAGGATGTGGCAAGATGCTACAGACTAATCTACAAGGAGCTCGATCTGAAAATGCCTGTTGCCGATCCTACAAAGGGCATATCTAGAATAGCTAGCATGGCAAACCTAAGCGAGAAGACCAAAAGAAAGGCAATCGAGATACTCAACAAGGCAAAAAAAATCGGCATGGTTGCAGGAAAGGACCCAATGGGGCTTGCAGCAGCTGCACTATACCTTGCATGTATATCAAACGGCGAGATCCGCTCTCAGAAGGACATCTCCGTTGCAGCCGGCGTTACAGAGGTCACCATCAGAAATAGGTGCGTTGGTCTAAAGAGCCTACTATAG
- a CDS encoding sensor histidine kinase: MREIQQRQKTSQGMDRLIHIGELTSRITHDMRNPLTVIINYSMMIRKNSKNKLDQKSLDQLELIEEEARKMYRQIEDVLNYVKLPPLKLHMYSLHDILKKVIERIQMHDVEINLPKNNPQITCDIDKMEIVFVNLITNSIEAMKGSGIITISAREEKGKIIIEFEDSGQGISKENMPMLFKPLFTTKTSGTGLGLASCKNIIERHNGTISAQNNPTRFIIKLPKISA; encoded by the coding sequence ATGAGGGAGATACAGCAACGACAAAAAACAAGCCAGGGCATGGACAGGCTCATCCACATAGGCGAGCTCACATCAAGAATAACCCACGATATGAGAAATCCGCTTACTGTGATAATCAACTATTCCATGATGATACGGAAAAACTCTAAAAACAAACTTGACCAAAAATCACTTGACCAGTTAGAGTTGATCGAGGAAGAGGCAAGAAAGATGTACCGCCAAATAGAGGATGTTCTAAACTATGTAAAGCTGCCACCACTAAAGCTTCACATGTATTCACTTCATGACATACTAAAAAAAGTCATAGAGAGAATCCAAATGCACGACGTTGAAATCAACCTACCAAAAAACAATCCGCAGATAACATGCGATATAGACAAGATGGAAATTGTCTTTGTGAATTTGATCACAAACTCGATAGAGGCAATGAAAGGATCAGGCATCATTACAATATCTGCGCGTGAAGAGAAAGGAAAGATCATAATAGAGTTCGAAGATTCTGGCCAGGGCATTTCAAAGGAGAACATGCCGATGCTCTTCAAGCCCTTATTTACGACCAAGACAAGCGGTACTGGGTTAGGTCTTGCAAGCTGTAAAAACATAATCGAGCGACACAACGGTACGATCTCAGCTCAGAACAACCCCACCAGATTCATCATCAAGCTGCCAAAAATCAGTGCCTAA
- a CDS encoding DUF6659 family protein: MDKETLCNQIRSLDPSVRFVGLINDKGRLVAGGMASGKSSLEDTKKDEMLFMELALRVRMRQEFDPELGPVRFALSYRDKVIVISFPLNKEILLISAEKEIDFAKFPFKVLKAIEEYSK; encoded by the coding sequence ATGGACAAAGAAACACTATGCAATCAAATCAGGAGCCTTGATCCAAGCGTACGCTTTGTAGGGCTGATTAATGACAAAGGACGTCTTGTTGCCGGTGGAATGGCATCAGGCAAAAGCTCACTTGAAGACACCAAAAAAGATGAGATGCTGTTCATGGAGCTTGCATTGCGAGTTCGGATGAGACAGGAGTTTGACCCAGAACTGGGGCCTGTCAGATTTGCCCTATCGTACAGGGACAAGGTAATTGTGATCAGTTTTCCACTTAACAAGGAGATACTTCTTATCTCTGCAGAAAAAGAGATTGACTTTGCCAAGTTCCCCTTCAAGGTATTAAAGGCAATCGAAGAATACTCCAAGTAG
- a CDS encoding poly(R)-hydroxyalkanoic acid synthase subunit PhaE, which translates to MSQDVKQPLDNFKHVSLFWTDLLHLMSGKPIALTSVGPMRNWANDMKKIMTEAIDSYEDIIEFNQRLTEYYKQLSETWLEAQKKVNAKMPSIPQDSESLEAYKRIWIDIFENDFTGLFDSEKFALNYGKMVSSELEITKHWENMLNVMLNSARLPTRKEIDEIYKELHELRKRVKKLERREKQDEK; encoded by the coding sequence ATGTCGCAAGACGTCAAGCAACCGCTCGATAATTTCAAACATGTTTCACTGTTCTGGACCGACCTGTTACATTTGATGTCAGGCAAGCCAATAGCGTTAACATCGGTTGGCCCGATGAGAAATTGGGCAAACGATATGAAGAAAATCATGACAGAGGCAATAGACTCCTACGAGGATATTATCGAGTTCAACCAAAGGCTTACAGAATACTACAAGCAGCTATCGGAGACGTGGCTTGAGGCACAAAAAAAGGTAAATGCCAAGATGCCAAGCATTCCGCAAGACTCTGAAAGCCTTGAGGCATACAAGAGAATTTGGATTGACATTTTTGAGAATGATTTTACCGGACTGTTTGACTCTGAAAAGTTTGCTCTGAACTATGGCAAGATGGTATCATCTGAGCTGGAAATAACAAAACACTGGGAAAACATGTTAAACGTGATGCTAAACTCCGCAAGGCTGCCAACAAGGAAGGAAATTGACGAGATATACAAAGAGCTTCACGAGCTAAGAAAGCGAGTAAAAAAGCTGGAAAGGAGGGAAAAACAAGATGAGAAATGA
- the phaC gene encoding class III poly(R)-hydroxyalkanoic acid synthase subunit PhaC → MRNETIDPKIVEEFLSFTRNVAEAPKLVPAPDEISLESTPYDIAYEEDKMRLLHFRPTVQSQTKVPFLISYAIINRYHILDIQQEKSWVRKLLESGIDVYMIDWGNPSNIDKYLDFDDYVNTYMENCVDFVRKESDVRNVSLQGYCTGGTIATIYAALHPEKVRNLVVTAPVIDGWKDTTVVSNMAKHIDVDKLVESIGNMPPEFMYYCFSILKPFEQGLEKYYKFFKNIHDKNFVDSFLRVEKWLSETPPIPGELFKQWIKDIYQDNLLIQNKMFVGGRQIDLQKITMPIFIQIAVGDHLVSPECSMPLYYAVASQDKTLRIYPTGHVGMIASSYSQKQILPELCQWIKER, encoded by the coding sequence ATGAGAAATGAGACAATAGACCCAAAGATAGTAGAAGAGTTTCTCAGCTTTACGCGAAATGTGGCAGAAGCGCCAAAACTTGTCCCCGCACCAGATGAGATCAGCCTAGAGTCGACTCCGTATGACATAGCATACGAAGAAGACAAGATGCGGCTGCTTCACTTTAGGCCCACAGTCCAATCGCAGACAAAGGTGCCTTTTTTGATAAGCTATGCCATAATCAACAGATACCACATACTTGACATACAGCAGGAGAAGAGCTGGGTCAGAAAACTTCTTGAGAGTGGGATAGATGTCTACATGATAGACTGGGGCAACCCATCAAACATTGACAAGTATCTTGACTTTGACGATTATGTCAACACATACATGGAAAACTGTGTTGATTTTGTGCGAAAGGAATCAGATGTAAGAAATGTCTCACTCCAGGGCTACTGTACGGGCGGCACGATAGCCACGATATACGCTGCATTGCACCCTGAAAAAGTACGAAATTTGGTTGTCACCGCGCCTGTAATCGACGGCTGGAAGGATACAACAGTAGTTAGCAACATGGCAAAACATATTGATGTCGACAAGCTCGTAGAATCAATTGGGAACATGCCACCTGAGTTTATGTACTATTGTTTTTCAATACTAAAACCATTCGAGCAGGGTCTTGAAAAATACTATAAATTCTTCAAGAACATACACGATAAGAATTTTGTTGACAGCTTTTTGCGTGTGGAAAAATGGCTGAGCGAGACACCTCCCATTCCTGGTGAATTGTTCAAGCAGTGGATAAAGGACATCTACCAGGACAACCTTTTGATTCAGAACAAGATGTTCGTAGGAGGCAGACAGATAGACCTGCAAAAGATAACCATGCCGATTTTCATTCAAATAGCAGTTGGTGACCACCTAGTATCCCCCGAATGCAGTATGCCCTTGTATTACGCAGTTGCAAGCCAAGACAAGACACTTCGAATCTATCCTACCGGCCATGTCGGCATGATTGCAAGCTCATATTCACAAAAACAGATTCTGCCTGAGCTCTGTCAGTGGATAAAAGAAAGATAG
- a CDS encoding AbrB/MazE/SpoVT family DNA-binding domain-containing protein codes for MVANNDQSNYVNMFQEWMQKGGKAQSEFIKAFCSYMEGNQKFDPLQSLKEMTSKAAEMQANIANNVSSLQKNTMEQMFNLGNMMQNFMGWGAFKTTVGSNGRISIPEAERDALKLSEGDLVQVLVLPLEKRKSRSS; via the coding sequence ATGGTTGCCAATAATGACCAATCAAACTATGTGAACATGTTCCAGGAATGGATGCAAAAGGGCGGCAAGGCGCAAAGTGAATTCATCAAGGCCTTTTGCAGCTACATGGAAGGTAATCAAAAATTTGATCCGCTCCAGAGCCTCAAGGAAATGACCTCCAAGGCAGCTGAGATGCAGGCAAACATTGCAAACAATGTAAGCTCGCTCCAAAAAAATACGATGGAGCAGATGTTCAACCTTGGAAACATGATGCAGAATTTCATGGGGTGGGGAGCATTCAAGACAACGGTTGGAAGCAATGGTAGAATATCCATTCCTGAAGCAGAGCGGGACGCATTGAAGCTTAGCGAAGGAGACTTGGTACAGGTACTTGTACTTCCTTTGGAAAAGCGAAAGAGCAGATCCTCTTAA